The window GCGGATCGGGCTGGCCGCCGCCGGCCCCGTCGCCGCCACCACCGTCCCGATGACGGCGCAGCTGAGCGCCACGGTCGCCGTGGCGACGCGGCGCAGCAGGTTGGGTCCCACTCGCACTCTCCGTTTCCGTCGGCCCGCCCGGTGCGGACCAGTGGGAGACATGGGAGCACCCGGCGTCACCACGCGGATGCGGCAAGTCGCATTGGCGACGGGCCGAAATCCGACTCGCCCCCGCCGCCGGGACCGGCGACGGGGGCGGAGCCGCCCGGGCGGAAGGGCGGCAGCGGGCGGATGCCACCCGGCGGTACGCCCTCGGGGCCCGGCGGGAGGCCTCAGCCGTGCAGCCAGCGGTGGATGCACTGCAACAGGTCGGCGGCGTCGACCGGCTTCGTGACGTAGTCGCTGGCGCCGGAGGAGATGCTCTTCTCCCGATCGCCGTGCATGGCCTTCGCGGTCACCGCGATGATCGGCAGGTCGGCGTAGCGGGGCATGGCGCGGATGGCCGCCGTCGCCGCGTAGCCGTCCATCTCCGGCATCATCACGTCCATCAGCACGAGGTCGATGTCGTCGTGACGCATCAGCGTCTCGACGCCCTGCCGGCCGTTCTCCGCGTACACCACGTCGAGCCCGTGCAGCTCCAGGATGTTGGTCAGCGCGAAGACGTTGCGCGCGTCGTCGTCCACCACCAGCACCTTGCGCCCGGCCAGGTCGCCGGGCAGGGCGTCGACGACGGGACGGACGTCGGGCAGCACCGGGGCGAACGGCAGCACCCGCTCCGGCGTCACCGCCGTGAGGTGCAGGGCGATCCGCTCGCGCAGGTCGTCCAGGCTGCGCAGGACCTCCAGCGGCCGCTCGTGGGTCAACGCCTGCAACAGGGCCTGCGAGCCCGACGGCAGCGGGTGTCCGTGGTACGCCAGCACGGGCACCCCGCGCAGCGCCGGATCGTCGTGCAGCGCCTTCAGCAGGTTCGTACCGCCGTCGTCGGGCAGGTCGAGCTGGAGCACCAGGACGTGGTGCCGCCCGGCGGCGAGCGCCTCGACCGCCGAGGCCACGTCCACCGCGGTGGAGATCTCCACCGGCGGGTGGGCGTCGCCCAGGTCCGTTGCGACGCCCTGGGCGAGCAGCGTCAGCAGCCCCTTGTCGTGACGCTCCAACACCAGCATCCGGCGGACCTCGCCGGGCTGGAGGGTCACGGCCGGCGGCAGCGTGGCCGGCGGCGTCCAGGGCAGGGTGGCCGGGGGCGTCCACGGCAGGGTGGCCGGCGACGTCCAGGGCAGCGCGCCGGCACGGCCCGCGGCCGGCAGCGCGCCGGTCGGGCGGTCGTGCGGGACCGCCGCGTCGCCGGTCCCGGCGGGCACCGGCCCGACGGGCAGGTAGAGGGTGAACGTGCTGCCCCGGCCGAGCACGCTGCGCGCCTGGATCCGGCCGCCGAGCAGGTGGGCGATCTCCCGGCTGATGGACAGCCCGAGGCCCGTGCCCCCGTACCGCCGGCTGGTCGTGCCGTCGGCCTGCTGGAAGGCGTCGAAGATCGCGGTCAGGTGCTGCTCGGCGATGCCGATGCCGGTGTCGATCACCCGGAACGCGAGGAAGACGTCCGTCTGGGCGAGCCCCTCGGGCAACTCACCCGGCGCGGCCCGCTCGATGCGCAGCCGTACCCGCCCCTTCTCGGTGAACTTGACCGCGTTGGAGACCAGGTTGCGCAGCACCTGCCGCAGCCGCTGCTCGTCGGTGTGCAGCTCGGTCGGCACGCCCGGCCCGGTGCTGATCTCCAGCTCCAGGCCCCGGGGCGTGGTCAGCGGCCGGAAGGTGGCGTCGACGTAGTCGCGCAGCGCGGCCAGCTCGAACGTCTCCGGGTTGATGTCCATCTTCCCGGCCTCCACCTTGGACAGGTCGAGGATGTCGTTGATCAGCTGGAGCAGGTCCGTGCCGGCCGAGTGGATGACCGTCGCGTACTCCACCTGCTTGGCGGTCAGGTTGCGGTTCGGGTTCTGCGCGAGCAGTTGGGCGAGGATGAGCAGCGAGTTCAGCGGCGTACGCAGCTCGTGGCTCATGTTCGCGAGGAACTCCGACTTGTACTTGGAGGCGAGGGCGAGCTGCTGGGCGCGGGCCTCCAGCTCCTGCCGGGCCTGCTCGATCTCGGAGTTCTTCGTCTCGATGTCGTGGTTTTGCCGGGCCAGCAGGGCCGCCTTGTCCTCCAGCTCGGCGTTGGAGCGCTGGAGCTCCTCGGAGCGGGCCTGCAACTCCTCCGAGCGGGCCTGCAACTCCGCGGCGAGGCGCTGCGACTCGGTGAGCAGCACGTCGGTACGGGCGTTGGCGACGATGGTGTTGACGTTGACGCCGATGGTCTCGGTCAGCTGGTCGAGGAAGTCGCGTTGCACCTCGGTGAAGCGGCTCATGCTGGCCAGCTCGATGACGCCGAGCACCTGGTCCTCGAAGAGGATCGGCAGCACCACCAGGTGCAGCGGGGCGGCGGCGCCGAGGCTGGAGGAGACGGTGACGTAGTCGGCCGGCACGGTGTCCACCACGATGGCCCGCTTGCTCACCGCGGCCTGCCCGACGAGCGAGTCGCCGAGGGCGTACCGGCGGCCGGAGGTGTCGTGCCCGTACCCGCCGACGACCCGCAGGCCGGTCCCGCCGGGGCCGTCGTCCACCAGCAGGAACGTGCCGAGCTGCGCGGAGACCAGCGGGGCCAGCTCGTTCATCACCAGACCGGCGACCACGTCCAGGTCGCGGTGGCCCTGCATCAGGCCGGCGATGCGGGCCAGGTTGGTCTTGAGCCAGTCCTGTTCCTGGTTGGTGCGGGTGGTCTCGCGCAGCGACTCCACCATCGAGTTGAT is drawn from Micromonospora sp. NBC_01740 and contains these coding sequences:
- a CDS encoding HAMP domain-containing protein, with translation MADPGLRQLLAGLTAVRDGDFGTRLPEDADGLLGEIATVFNGMVDQLSLFTSEVTRVAREVGTEGQLGGQAEVPGVSGTWKDLTDSVNAMAGNLTDQVRDIAEVATAVARGDLSQKITVDVRGEILELKITINTMVDQLSSFADEVTRVAREVGSEGRLGGQAEVPGVAGTWRDLTDSVNFMAGNLTSQVRNIAQVTTAVARGDLSQKITVDARGEILELKSTINTMVDQLSSFADEVTRVAREVGTDGRLGGQAQVSGVAGTWRDLTDSVNSMAVNLTDQVRSIAQVATAVARGDLSQKITVTAHGEILELKNTINTMVDQLSSFADEVTRVAREVGTEGRLGGQADVKGVSGTWKDLTESVNVMADNLTAQVRSIAEVTTAVAKGDLTQKIRVDARGEILALKETINTMVDQLSAFADEVTRVAREVGTEGRLGGQARVSNVAGTWKDLTDNVNEMANNLTNQVRSIALVATAVAQGDLSRQITVEAKGEVAVLAQTINTMVGTLGAFADEVTRVAREVGTEGRLGGQARVPNVAGTWKDLTDNVNSMANNLTGQVRNIAQVTTAVAQGDLTKKIDVDARGEILELKTTINTMVDQLSSFAAEVTRVAREVGSEGRLGGQAEVEGVSGTWKRLTENVNELAGNLTRQVRAIAEVTSAVATGDLTRSITVDAPGEVGELKDNINSMVESLRETTRTNQEQDWLKTNLARIAGLMQGHRDLDVVAGLVMNELAPLVSAQLGTFLLVDDGPGGTGLRVVGGYGHDTSGRRYALGDSLVGQAAVSKRAIVVDTVPADYVTVSSSLGAAAPLHLVVLPILFEDQVLGVIELASMSRFTEVQRDFLDQLTETIGVNVNTIVANARTDVLLTESQRLAAELQARSEELQARSEELQRSNAELEDKAALLARQNHDIETKNSEIEQARQELEARAQQLALASKYKSEFLANMSHELRTPLNSLLILAQLLAQNPNRNLTAKQVEYATVIHSAGTDLLQLINDILDLSKVEAGKMDINPETFELAALRDYVDATFRPLTTPRGLELEISTGPGVPTELHTDEQRLRQVLRNLVSNAVKFTEKGRVRLRIERAAPGELPEGLAQTDVFLAFRVIDTGIGIAEQHLTAIFDAFQQADGTTSRRYGGTGLGLSISREIAHLLGGRIQARSVLGRGSTFTLYLPVGPVPAGTGDAAVPHDRPTGALPAAGRAGALPWTSPATLPWTPPATLPWTPPATLPPAVTLQPGEVRRMLVLERHDKGLLTLLAQGVATDLGDAHPPVEISTAVDVASAVEALAAGRHHVLVLQLDLPDDGGTNLLKALHDDPALRGVPVLAYHGHPLPSGSQALLQALTHERPLEVLRSLDDLRERIALHLTAVTPERVLPFAPVLPDVRPVVDALPGDLAGRKVLVVDDDARNVFALTNILELHGLDVVYAENGRQGVETLMRHDDIDLVLMDVMMPEMDGYAATAAIRAMPRYADLPIIAVTAKAMHGDREKSISSGASDYVTKPVDAADLLQCIHRWLHG